AATCTTCATCCTTTTAAACAAAAAAGCATCCACTCCAATAAGGAATGAATGCTTTTCAAAAAATGTTTATGGATATTAGAGACTATTTCTCTTTTCCTTTTGCAGCATAGTAGTCACGGTTCATTCTCGCGATATTTTCTAGAGAAATTCCTTTTGGACATTGGATTTCACAGTCTCCTGTATTGGTACAGTTACCAAATCCTAATGAATCCATTGTTTCTACCATATTGATTACACGTCTGTCTTTCTCAACTTGTCCTTGTGGAAGGAGTGAAAGGTGAGAAACTTTAGCCGATGTAAACAGCATAGCCGAACCATTTTTACAAGTTGCTACACAAGCTCCACATCCAATACAAGTTGCGGCATCAAAGGCAGCATCTGCGTCTATTTTTGGAATAGGTAATGCGTTTGCATCTTGTGTATTTCCTGAAGTATTTACGGAAACATATCCTCCTGCTTGAATAATTGCATCAAACGCAGAACGATCCACCATCAAATCTTTGATGACTGGAAATGCTTCAGATCTCCAAGGTTCTATATAAATGGTGTCTCCATCTTTAAAAGAACGCATGTGTAACTGACAAGTTGTGATCAAATCGTCTGGTCCATGAGGTTCTCCATTGATATAAAGTGAACACATTCCACAGATTCCTTCACGACAGTCGTGATCAAATGCGATGGTTTCTTCTCCTTTGTGAACCAATTCTTCATTCAATACATCGATCATTTCCAAGAAAGACATATCTGGTGAAATATCGGATAGTTTATAGTCCACTATACGACCCTTATCGTTTGGGCCGTTTTGTCTCCAAATCTTAAGTGTTAGTTTCATCCCTGCCATTACTTGTATGATCTTTGTTTTAGTTCAATATTTTCGAATGTCAACGGTTCTTTATGAAGAGCTGGATCCCCGTTGGTATGTTCCCAAGCAGCTACATAAGTATAATCTTCGTCATTACGTAGTGCTTCTCCTTCTGCTGTTTGGTATTCCTCACGGAAGTGACCTCCACAAGATTCGTTTCTATGAAGTGCATCATGACACATCAATTCTCCAAGCTCAATGAAATCGGCAACACGAAGGGCTTTTTCTAGCTCTTGGTTCATACCGTTTGGTGTTCCTGGTACGAATACTTCTTTGTAGAATTCCTCTTTGATTTTCTTGATTTCACCGATGGCGTAAGTCAATCCTTCAGCATTACGAGCCATTCCACAGTATTCCCACATGATTTTTCCTAGTTTCTTGTGGAAAGTATCTACAGATTTGGTTCCTTTATTATTCATCAACTGCTCTATACGTCCTTTTACTTCGTTTTCGGCAGCGTCAAATTCTGGTGTATCTGTTGGGATTGCACCAGTACGGATATGCTTTGCTAAGTAGTTCGGTACTGTATAAGGTACTACGAAATATCCATCAGCAAGACCTTGCATTAGTGCAGATGCTCCAAGTCTGTTTGCTCCGTGATCTGAGAAGTTTGCTTCCCCAGCTGAGAATAATCCTGGAATGGTAGTTTGTAGGTTATAATCTACCCAAAGACCTCCCATAGAATAGTGAATGGCTGGATAAATTTTCATTGGAAGTTCGTAAGGGTTTTCCGCTGTAATTTTTTCATACATCTGGAAAAGGTTTCCATAACGAGCTTCTACAGTATCTTTTCCGAATCTCTTGATGGCATCTGAGAAATCAAGATAAACGGCATTTCCTGTTGCATTTACTCCGTAACCTGCATCACATCTTTCTTTTGCAGCACGTGAGGCAACATCTCTTGGTACAAGGTTTCCAAAGGCTGGGTATCTTCTTTCTAGGTAGTAATCTCTATCCTCTTCTGGGATATCTACACCTCTTTTTTCTCCTCTTTGGATGGCTTCTGCATCTTCTTTCTTTTTAGGAACCCAGATACGTCCATCGTTACGAAGAGATTCAGACATCAAAGTAAGTTTTGATTGATGATCTCCTGATACGGGAATACAAGTTGGGTGAATTTGCACATAACAAGGGTTTCCGAAGTGTGCTCCTTTTTTGTGTGCTCTCCAAGCTGCTGTTGTATTAGATCCCATAGCATTTGTTGATAGGAAAAATACATTTCCGTATCCACCTGTTGCAAGTAGGGTAGCGTGGGCTGAGTGACGCTCTATTTCTCCTGTTACGAGGTTACGAGCGATAATTCCTACAGCTTCTCCTTTGTCGTTCTTTACAACTTCTAGCATTTCGTGACGGTTGTACATCGTCACAGTTCCTGCGTTAATTTGTCTTGAAAGGGCTTGGTAAGCTCCAATCAAAAGTTGTTGTCCTGTTTGTCCTTTTGCATAAAAAGTACGTTTTACTTGTACTCCTCCAAAAGAACGGTTATCTAACAATCCTCCGTAATCACGTGCAAATGGTACTCCTTGAGCAACACATTGGTCTATGATATTGGCTGATACTTCTGCTAATCTATAAACGTTTGCTTCTCTTGAGCGGTAATCTCCACCTTTTACCGTATCATAAAATAATCGGTAAGTAGAATCTCCATCGTTTTGATAGTTTTTGGCAGCATTGATTCCTCCTTGTGCAGCAATAGAGTGCGCACGTCTTGGCGAATCTTGGAAAGCGAAACATTTTACATTGTATCCTTGTTCTCCCAATGAAGCTGCGGCAGCGGCTCCGGCTAATCCAGACCCAACAACAATCACATCAATCAAACGTCTGTTCGCTGGGTTTACCAATAAGCTGTCTGCTTTATGCTTAGTCCACTTTTTATCTATTGGACCTTCTGGTATATGGCTAACTAGTTTTGTCATCTCTGTGCTTGTATTTATTTAATAAATCCGAAATAGATTGGGAAAGAAATAAATCCAATCGTTATCAAAATTGAAAACACTACACCCACTTTCTGAATAAATGGTGTGTATTTAGGATGGTTAACTCCTAAAGTTTGGAAAGCGGACTGGAAACCGTGGTTCAAGTGTGCTCCTAGAACAACAAAACTCACGATGTACAATAAAGAATACCACCATTGTTGGAAAGAATTTACCACAATTGTGTACATATCCTTTAATCCTGTGGCATCCAATGATGGATCTCCTAGTTTGTAAGGCACAAAATAAGTTCCAATGTGAATTACCAAAAACACTAGAATTACAGAACCTGTTAGTCCCATATTTCTACTGTACCAAGAACTTTTTTTCTTGTCCATGGCATATTTTACTGGTCTTGCCTTGTTGTTGGCTTTTGTAAGTAAAATAGCATCAATGATGTGACTCCCAAAACCTAATACCAAAACAATCTCCATCACACGGATTAAGGCGTTGGAAGACATGAATTTGGTGTACTCATTAAAGGCTACTGGATCGTAAAATAAGGCTAAATTCCCTATCAAGTGAATGACAAGAAACGAGGCTAGAAAGAGTCCAGTGATTCCCATCACCATCTTTCTACCAAGCGAACTGGAGAATAATCCCACTGTTTTGCTCATCGTGTTATCGCTTTTAAGTTAAAAAATTAACAATTATTGACTCACAAAGGTAGTGCTTGAACCTAAAATTTACAAGGATTTTTGTCCTATTTTTTATCGTTTTTTGCTATTCATAATCATTTTAAATAAGCCTCTTTTTATAAACATTTTTATTAAATGAAACGTTTGTTTGAAAATGAGCTTGATCTTTTGATTGATATAGATGGGCTTTGTGTGTGCTGGGAAAAGCCAAATAAAATAGAAAATCGTTCTCAGCTCCGAATTGCTTCCTTAGAGAAAATGCAAATAAAAAAACAATAAAACACTCAATAATAAGTTATTAATAAGGGTTTTATTGTTGCAAAATGTTTAATTTAGTGTGATTCTCTGTGTGTACAACCAATTAAAAATTGGTGGTAGCGGGGAATCGCTTTTATGAGTTCGTGAATATGAAAAAAAATATCAAGTACATATACATCGCTCTGAGTTTAATTCCGATGAGTTTTTTCTTAGCTTTCTACTCTTATGTTTTTCGAGCTTTTTTTTCACTAGGCTACTTTCCAAGTTATAACAATCCAGATCCTAAAGAGCTTAATTTTCATATGCATCATTCAATCATCTATTATTTAGGAGAATTGATGATTTTGAGTGCTCCATTTTGGTTTATTTTATTACTGATTAATAAATTTAAATATCCCAAATGGACATATTCTTTGTATATATTGGGAGTAGCAATATCTGTGTTCATTTTAGTTGCCGATCCATTTATGGAATGGTTTGCAGATTAAACAGACTCTTCTCAACTAAAGCTACACTTAGTAGTAAGTATGTGAATCAAAAAACAATAAAACACTCAATAAAAAGCTATTATTGAGTGTTTTATTTTATGAAATGGTTAATTTAGTGTGATTCTCTGTGTGTCCAACCAATTAAAAATTGGCGACAGCGGGGATTATTTCGAATCATATTTCGATGATCCAAGAGATGCAACTTTCATTCAGGCAGGTTACACTCATAATCAACAAAAATGAAGAAAATTATCACATACATTATTATACTAATTCTCAGTATTTCATGCACTAAAAGGATTGCATTAAGAGATCAAATGGAATTTTCTATGAGTCATCAAGAAATGAAAAACGAAATGGAGCAATATACAGATATAATTCAGCAAAAATTAAATATTCGTTTTGAAAATCTTGATGCCATTTATATCGAAAAAGATCATTTTATTCTATCTACCAAGGGAAACAATATAAAACACGATTACTCTATTCAGGGATATCAAAAAGTTTCTAGTATTTTCTCATCTAGTTTCTTTTTTAATTCGTATTCCGAATATAAGAATTTGAAAAGAATTCATGAATTGTTCTATCAGAACAAGATAAAATCAATTTCATTTAATCATCTTTCCGAATGTGTTTTCTTGAGTTTTTCCTATGACGAATTTCCATTTCACGATAAAATGGATAGACCTCACAAAGAAATTGTCTTACAAAACCAGTTCAATTGTTTGTCCAAAAACCAGCAAGAACAATTTATTTTCAAAAGAAGAAATAAAATTATCGTTGAGGAGAAAAATGGATTAATGCTTATTTTTATGAATCGATCTCAATTTTTATCTCTAAAATATGGAAATAGTAAACCAAAAAAATGGCAAACGCCTTCTTTAGAGGTTTATTATAAAGACTAATGATTCAATAAATGGCAACAAAATTATTCACATTATGCTTTTTCCTTCATATAGTTTTATATGCTCAAAAAACTAAGAACAAAATTATTTTTGATGAGGGTAAAATTTATTTATTTGTTGACTCTTTATGGAATGCTCCCTTAGATTTTGTTTTTGCAAGAAAAAATAAAAAGATATATGATTCATCACTCTTTAAGTAGAAGGAAAAAAAATTGGCTTTAGAATCGTAGATACTTCTACATTTGAGTATTTGGAATGGGTAAAGAACAAAACGTAATTTAACACTTAAAAAGATGACTATTTCTTCAAAGTATATCAATAAACTCAAAGTAATTCTAGGAGTGCTCTTATCTTCTTTGTTTTTTGAAAAAGCAATAGGACAATGCAATCATTATGAATCAAGAGGGCAAAACCTTATTGCTGTACAAGACAGTATGATATATTTATATTTTGATAGCATTGATTTGAAACATTTACCAAAATATGACCAGTTTTTGGGAAACTACACCAACTATGGTACTCCTTGGAGAACCCTTTATGGAAAGATGGATTATATCCTTTTTGATGAGCAAAAAATCGTTTTTTATAACAATCATCCCTTTTTGGAAATCACATATACTGATAATGACAATCGTGATTATTCCATTTCAAATCCTTACCATCAGCCTAATTATACTACACCATGGGAAATTTACTCTTCGGAAAATATCCTAAAAAGTAAATTTAACAGAAAGGTGGAGAGCGGAAAACATAGGATTCAAGTAGATACTTCATTTCTTGAAGAAGATGAACAAATTATTGAAGCTTTTTATGTTTATGACCCACTTTTTGATGTATTCGATATCCAAAAAAAGATGGACGGCTTTACTGTTGATTTAGACAAAAAATTATCTCAAAAAGCTCATCGTATAGATATCACAACGGTAAAAAATGGTAAAACTAGTTCCAAATCTTTCAACTTTCCGATAGAGGAAAAAATGAATGTTTATGAAGTGAGCCATAAAAGGGAAATGAGAATATTAAACCCTTATCCGAGTACTCATTTTTTACAAACACTCTATTTTCTTAGATATAAGAAAGAAAAACGTTGCTTCATGATTCTAATGGATGGTAAGGAATATGATTTTTATCCTTTAAACAAAGGAACTGAACGATTTCTAAAAAAAATGCTCCTAAAAAACAATCAATGAAAATCTTAACTCATACCATTTACGGTGTTAATTTACTCACTGTTTAAGCCCCCTTTGAAGGGGGAAAGGGGGATGTTACGCCAAGTAAACAAACCCGAAAAGAAGCTAAAATTTATGGGTAAATTAACAACGTAAACGGTATTACTTTAAAAGAATCTATATATTTTTGTCTATTCTGTGTTCTTTATTTCTTATTTGCTATGAAATTTTAGAAATAAAAGTTTACACAAGTTTTTTTACTTGTTTATATATTGTTTGGTTTTTAATGACTTTATTAAGTGTCCTTCCAATATTGATTAGCCTTGTTCGATCTATTAGAATTGGCAATAAGAGCATTTACCTTTCTTCATTAAACATTCTTTTTGGGACTTCAATACTATGGTTTTTTATACAATTCTTGCTTATCAGACAATTTGATTGGATTATGGGATAAAAACACATTTACCTAAAGACTAATGCATTATACAAATAAAAATATATCAATCCTTTTACAAAACCCTTAAGAAATGGATTTTAAAAAGAAAATATTATTCGGGATTTTATTCACCTTGCTTTTGAATTGTGACCCTATTAATCTTTATCATATAACAGATAACTATTACAAGAGTAAAGTTTAGAACAGCGATTAGATATTCGCAACTGTAAGTATTCAATCTTTAAATGGCAGAGTCTCATCAAGAAAAAAAATTGAAAATGATAACAAAAATTTTACTCATCCTACATTTAGTATTCAGCTTACAAACAGCTTATTCACAACTATCATTTCCTTATGTGGAATTTGAAACCCGCCATGATCTTTATAATTATCTAAGCTGTTACTATAATAAAACTGGTTCTTATTCTCATCTCAAAGAAAAACACTTGATGATTTACAATAATTGTAAAAATGGAAAACCGATAGTTCAAGGAGTTATTTTACAAAATAGTGATTCTTTGAATAAATTTCTTGTTCTGGAAACTAATTTTTGTGGGCAAACAAACAACATAAAAACAAACACTTATTCAAATATTAAAAATCATACACTAAACAAAAAAGCCTCCTAAAAGGAGGCTTCATTTTATTGAAATGAATTTAAAAAGACTATTTCTTTTTAAATTTATTAATGGCATTTTTGGTAAAATCTGATAAAACAAGTTTTCCACTCATAGCGGCTCTTTCCATCAAGAGATCATCCCAGTGCTCGCATCCTTCCCAAAAAATTTGCTTGAGCAAGGTCATAGCTTCAGGATTTGAATTTGCAAGTGTGTTTGCCAGTTTTTCTATTTCGGCATCCATTTCTTCGGCAGTGTCAAAGAGATCTGTATAGAGTCCTTTTTCTTTTGCCCACTGTGCTGTTTGCCATTCTGTGGCATTTATTGCCAGCTGACTCATAGCTGAGGTTCCGATTTTACGCTCTACTGCTGGTCCTACCACAAAAGGCCCGATTCCTACAGCAAGTTCCGAGAGTTTTACAGCTGCATATTTTGTTGCAAAACAATAATCTGTTGCAGATGCCATTCCTACACCTCCACCTACGGCTTTTCCTTGTACGCGCCCAATAATGAGTTTTGGACATTTTCTGGCGGCATTGATTACATTGGCAAAACCTGAGAAAAATACTTTTCCTTCTTCCAAGTTTTCGATAGCAATCAACTCATCAAATGAAGCTCCTGCACAAAAAGCTCTTTCTCCAGCACTTTTTAGAACGATTACTAATACTTCGTCATTCTGCCCAAGCTCTGTGATGGTATTTGCCAATTTTGCCAATACTTTCCCTGGCAAAGAATTACTTAATGGATGATGAAACTCTACGGTGGCTATTTTATTTTGAATAGAAACTTCTACTCCACCTAAATTAATGGCGTTTTCCATGGTTCAATTTTGTTTTTGTAGGTTCTAATGTAATTAATTTCTCTTTATAAAGACTTCCCAATGCTCTTTTGAATGCCTTTTTACTCATTCCAAAATTTTCGGCAATTTCTGTAGGACAACTTTTATCTGTATAATCCATTTCTCCTTCATTTTCTTCCAAAAAATCTAGGATTACTTGGGCATTGTCATCTCGGGTTTCTTTTCTGTTTTGGTAGAGAATAATGTCTAGTTTTCCATCTTCTCTAATATGTTGTACAAAGGCTTTTCTACGCTCACCACGATAGAAATCTCCATAAATCTGATCATGATAAATGAGTCCTTCGTATTTGTTATTCACAATACATTTTACACCTAATTCGGTTTCAGAATAGATTAAAATATCTACTTCTTGTCCTTCTTTTAGTTCGCTAGTATGTGCTTGAAAATGGTCTCTGTAATCTCCATAAGCAACTAGGGAGTCCTCATCATCGGTGGTGATATAGAAAATATAATCTTTATCGATATCTAAATCGGTTTCGGCTTTCGCCAAAAGGTTTGGCTTTCTGTCCCACTCTACGAGGTACCCTTTTGGGTGAAAACCTACTACCTCAAGGATATCAAAATATGGGATCTTTTGATCCATAAGTCTTCTGCTGGCAATCCAGTTTTTATTATGATGTTGCCATAAGAATAATTCGTATTTCTCTCCTACTTCTAGCGGTCTTTCGTCTTCTGCTAGCGTACAGGTAATGGTATCTCTTTTGGTTTTGAGTACGAGTTTTTTTTCTTCTACAGAAATTACCTCGGCTTGTATTGCTTGGTTCATCTTTTAGTTTCTATGAAAAATGATTTGTTTCTTTTGCTCATCAATCGAATCAAAATAATATCCATCGCTATCAAAATTACATAGTTTCTCAATGGTTTCTACTTTATTTTGAATCATATATCTCACCATCATTCCTCGGGCTTTTTTTGCATAAAAACTGATGATTTTATATACTCCGTTCTTTTCGTCTTTAAAAATTGGTGTCCAGATAGGTACCTGTATTTCCTTTGTATCTACTGCCTTAAAATATTCATTGGAAGCCAAATTTATTAAGGCTGTTCCATGGTGTTTTTTTAAGTTTTTTTGAATATTTTCCCCTAATCTATTCCCCCAAAATTCATAGAGGTTTTTCCCTCCTGAGTTTTCCATTTTTGTTCCCATTTCTAATCGGTACGGGTAGATTAAATCTAGGGGTTTTAGCAATCCATAAAGCCCAGACAAAATAAAGGTAGATTCATTGAGTCTTTCCAGTTCTTCAGTAGAAAGACTTACTGTCTCAAGGCCTTTATAAACATCGCCATTAAAGGCAAAAGCCGCAGGAATCGTTTGTTCTTCTGTATGTTTCTTTTTCCAGTTCTGATTTCTTTCGTAATTCAAATCTGATAGTTTCTCTGATAACTTCATTAGTTTCCCAAGTTCTTCAGGACTTTTAGATTTCAAGGTTTTCATCAAGTCATTGGCCTGAGCCAAAAACTGAGGCTGAGTGCTTTCAAACCCGGTGTTTTCCCAATTTTCATTGATGTTTTTTGCTGGTGAAATGATTGAAAGAAGCATGATTGACAAATTTTCGTGCAAGTTACGATATTAAAGTACAAACATTCACAATTCAATAAGTCATTCATAACTCAATCCATAACCCAGAATTTAATGGTTCGCTCCTATGGAGCGATATTTACTCTTCATATTTTTTATCTACATACCTTATAGCTCCTATGGAGCTGTTTTTTTCGATATCGTATGATATTCTACATACGGTATGGCTCCTATGGAGCTGACTTTTTTTTGATATTGCATGATATTCTACATACGGTATGGCTCCTATAGAGCGATATTTACGTTCATATTTTTTATATACATACCATATAGCTCCCATGGAGCTGTTTTTTTTGATATCGTATGATATTCTACATACGGTATAGCTCATTTGGAGCGATATTTACGTTCATATTTTTCATCTACATACCGTATAGCTCCTATGGAGCTGTTTTTTTTGATATCATGATATCTTGCTCCAGAGGAGCAACCTATTTGTAGCCCCATTTGATACATCCCTTGTGCTCCAGAGGAGCATCCTGTTTGTAGCCCCAGCGGGGTGATCCGTTAATCTATCCATTCGAATAAATATTTTTCATTGTAGTCAACCTCAAATTTTTTCAAAAAATCAAGATATTCTTCTTCAAATGTCTTCTTGTTATGGTGTTCTTCTTGGTTAAGTATGTAATTTATTACATTATCTAATTGACTTTTGGAATAAGAAAATGCGCCAAACCCCTCTTGCCAACTAAATTTATGTTGAATCCAATTATTGTCAGAAATGTATTTTGAAGAACCTGCCTTTATATCTCTCACTAAATCTGAGATACTGATATTGGGCTTTAATCCTACAAGCAAATGTATATGATCTGGCATTGCAAAAATGGCAAGTAGTTTTTGATTTCTATTGCTAACTATTCCTGTTATGTATTTATGTAATTCTTCACGGTGTTTTTTGGGGATAAGATTTTGTCTTCCTTTTACCGTAAAAACAATTTGAACATACAATTGGGTATAAGTATTGGCCATTTTACTGATTTTAGTTCGCTCCTATGGAGCTGTATTTACATTCGCATTTTTTATCTACATACAATATGGCTCCTACGGAGCTAGTTTGTTGGCTATCATACGCTATGTCGTTTACTACAGTGGAGCATCCTGTTTTTTTATTCACAGACATACAGCATGAGTATGGCTCCTACGGAGCTGGTTTGCGGGATATCACACGCTATGGCATTTGCTACAGTGGAGCATCCTGTTTGTAGCCGGTTATATACTATAAACAGTTATTTCACAATCACAATATGTTCTGTTTGGGAGAATTCACCGGGTTTTGTAAAGGTGAGGATATAAGACCCTGAAGCTAAAACACCTTGTATATTAATTTGATTAAGATCACTTTTTAGCTTTTGGTATAAGATAAATTTCCCTTCAATAGAATATACACGCATTTCTACCTGATCATAAAGAGAAATCACTCCAAAAACACCATTATTGGGATTAGGATACACCAGAAATTCAATTTCTTTTCCTCCTGGGAGTTCTTCTGACTTAGGATTGTCTGGAGTATAACTTTTGTTTCGGTATAAGATATGATGATCTCCGTAGTTGTAACTATAATGTGGAATATGTCTCTTAGCATAAATATCGAAATCATTATCAAAATCAAAATCCATAAATCGCAAGGTATAGTCCTCTTTTGGAGCTTGTGAAGTGATAAGCTCACCCATGCTAAACTCTTGCAAACCGTCATTATAAAACCACGCAATGGTTTGGTCTTTTTTACTTAGAATATCCAAATATCCATCTTGATTGATATCAAATATTTGGGAAATAGTTCCTACTTGATTGGAAAGCTCGTGTTTTTCAAAGTCTAAATTTCCTGTATTTTCATACCAAGCTAAGGAGCTAATGATATCAAAGTCTCCATCTTGGTCAAAGTCAATAATTTGTTTAACCACTACGTTGGAATCTATAGTATTGTAATAGCTTACCGTATTAGAGCCATCGTTTTTTAACAAAATCAAATCAGATGATTCATTTTCGAAAAATGCAAGTACATCTTTATGACCATCATTGTCAAAATCCTTTGCAAAAGTTGCTGATTCATAGAAGAAAAAATACTTATCCTTTGGTAATTCGTGACCTATATAGAGTAATGTATCCATTGGCCCCACAGAGTCAGCTGAGATATTTTCTCGCCAACTCATTCCATTATTATAAACAAAATCATAATCCCCATCTGCATCAATATCTTCATAGTACGATAATCTTACTAAATGCTCAGGGAGTCTATAGACGCCATAAGATGTATCATGGTGATTAATTAGTGCAAAATACTCATCCTGCCTTATATGATTACCCACAATATCTTTGTAGCCATCATGATTGAGATCCATCGTTTTGGTGACTGATGAGCTTCCTTCTCCTGTACTACCTGGTATTGTAAAAACTCCTGGATATCCGGCAACGGGTTTGAGATTCACTCCATTCTTATGGTCAATTCTGAGTGTTTGGTGCGGTCGATACTGAGAATGATTAATATTCGTGATGGCTCCACTATGTTTCATGGGCTCAAAAAAGCCTACTGGATCATAGCAGGAAATATATTCTTTAGCAAATGTGATGGAGTCCTTTTCTCCGTTATTAAAAAGAACCACTATTTGATCTTTTGACATTCCATTATAATAATTATTGGTACTGTAAACAATGTCTTTATTTCCATCTTGGTTGATATCATATATTTTGGCATTGCCGACATAGGATTGATAAATTGTAACAGAATGCCAATTATAAATGGTCCTTTGGGTATAATTAAAACTGGAATCTGAAAGATATAAATCTATACGGGTTTTTGAAGTTTTAGACCCCGTAGAGACAATAAAATCCATAAAACCATCATTGTTTAAATCTCCGAAGTCAAATTGATGATTAAATGGGTAAATAAAGTACCCTGCATAAAGACCATTTTCACCAAAAGGAGCGTATAATTCCTGAAAATTCCCAACGGAATCTTTTATATACATATATAAATTTGTGTACAATACATCCGAAAATTTACTGGTATAACGTATTTCATATTCATCTAAATCTCCATCTTCATCCAAATCAATTTCCTTAGATTTTTCTTCCTTTTTATAAGGGTGAATAATCCGTTGGTAACCACTTTTTAATTTTACAAAAGCATATTTTTCATTTACGAGAATATCTAAAAGTCCATTATTATCAATATCTTTCAGTTCGAAATTCTCGATTTTCATTGTATCACTTACTAAAATCTCTTTATAATG
This genomic interval from Flavobacteriales bacterium contains the following:
- a CDS encoding enoyl-CoA hydratase/isomerase family protein, which codes for MENAINLGGVEVSIQNKIATVEFHHPLSNSLPGKVLAKLANTITELGQNDEVLVIVLKSAGERAFCAGASFDELIAIENLEEGKVFFSGFANVINAARKCPKLIIGRVQGKAVGGGVGMASATDYCFATKYAAVKLSELAVGIGPFVVGPAVERKIGTSAMSQLAINATEWQTAQWAKEKGLYTDLFDTAEEMDAEIEKLANTLANSNPEAMTLLKQIFWEGCEHWDDLLMERAAMSGKLVLSDFTKNAINKFKKK
- a CDS encoding fumarate reductase/succinate dehydrogenase flavoprotein subunit; amino-acid sequence: MTKLVSHIPEGPIDKKWTKHKADSLLVNPANRRLIDVIVVGSGLAGAAAAASLGEQGYNVKCFAFQDSPRRAHSIAAQGGINAAKNYQNDGDSTYRLFYDTVKGGDYRSREANVYRLAEVSANIIDQCVAQGVPFARDYGGLLDNRSFGGVQVKRTFYAKGQTGQQLLIGAYQALSRQINAGTVTMYNRHEMLEVVKNDKGEAVGIIARNLVTGEIERHSAHATLLATGGYGNVFFLSTNAMGSNTTAAWRAHKKGAHFGNPCYVQIHPTCIPVSGDHQSKLTLMSESLRNDGRIWVPKKKEDAEAIQRGEKRGVDIPEEDRDYYLERRYPAFGNLVPRDVASRAAKERCDAGYGVNATGNAVYLDFSDAIKRFGKDTVEARYGNLFQMYEKITAENPYELPMKIYPAIHYSMGGLWVDYNLQTTIPGLFSAGEANFSDHGANRLGASALMQGLADGYFVVPYTVPNYLAKHIRTGAIPTDTPEFDAAENEVKGRIEQLMNNKGTKSVDTFHKKLGKIMWEYCGMARNAEGLTYAIGEIKKIKEEFYKEVFVPGTPNGMNQELEKALRVADFIELGELMCHDALHRNESCGGHFREEYQTAEGEALRNDEDYTYVAAWEHTNGDPALHKEPLTFENIELKQRSYK
- the tnpA gene encoding IS200/IS605 family transposase is translated as MANTYTQLYVQIVFTVKGRQNLIPKKHREELHKYITGIVSNRNQKLLAIFAMPDHIHLLVGLKPNISISDLVRDIKAGSSKYISDNNWIQHKFSWQEGFGAFSYSKSQLDNVINYILNQEEHHNKKTFEEEYLDFLKKFEVDYNEKYLFEWID
- a CDS encoding succinate dehydrogenase cytochrome b subunit; translation: MSKTVGLFSSSLGRKMVMGITGLFLASFLVIHLIGNLALFYDPVAFNEYTKFMSSNALIRVMEIVLVLGFGSHIIDAILLTKANNKARPVKYAMDKKKSSWYSRNMGLTGSVILVFLVIHIGTYFVPYKLGDPSLDATGLKDMYTIVVNSFQQWWYSLLYIVSFVVLGAHLNHGFQSAFQTLGVNHPKYTPFIQKVGVVFSILITIGFISFPIYFGFIK
- the yaaA gene encoding peroxide stress protein YaaA; translated protein: MLLSIISPAKNINENWENTGFESTQPQFLAQANDLMKTLKSKSPEELGKLMKLSEKLSDLNYERNQNWKKKHTEEQTIPAAFAFNGDVYKGLETVSLSTEELERLNESTFILSGLYGLLKPLDLIYPYRLEMGTKMENSGGKNLYEFWGNRLGENIQKNLKKHHGTALINLASNEYFKAVDTKEIQVPIWTPIFKDEKNGVYKIISFYAKKARGMMVRYMIQNKVETIEKLCNFDSDGYYFDSIDEQKKQIIFHRN
- a CDS encoding succinate dehydrogenase/fumarate reductase iron-sulfur subunit, whose protein sequence is MKLTLKIWRQNGPNDKGRIVDYKLSDISPDMSFLEMIDVLNEELVHKGEETIAFDHDCREGICGMCSLYINGEPHGPDDLITTCQLHMRSFKDGDTIYIEPWRSEAFPVIKDLMVDRSAFDAIIQAGGYVSVNTSGNTQDANALPIPKIDADAAFDAATCIGCGACVATCKNGSAMLFTSAKVSHLSLLPQGQVEKDRRVINMVETMDSLGFGNCTNTGDCEIQCPKGISLENIARMNRDYYAAKGKEK